The Homo sapiens chromosome 5, GRCh38.p14 Primary Assembly genome includes a window with the following:
- the TCOF1 gene encoding treacle protein isoform X38 — protein sequence MAEARKRRELLPLIYHHLLRAGYVRAAREVKEQSGQKCFLAQPVTLLDIYTHWQQTSELGRKRKAEEDAALQAKKTRVSDPISTSESSEEEEEAEAETAKATPRLASTNSSVLGADLPSSMKEKAKAETEKAGKTGNSMPHPATGKTVANLLSGKSPRKSAEPSANTTLVSETEEEGSVPAFGAAAKPGMVSAGQADSSSEDTSSSSDETDVEGKPSVKPAQVKASSVSTKESPARKAAPAPGKVGDVTPQVKGGALPPAKRAKKPEEESESSEEGSESEEEAPAGTRSQVKASEKILQVRAASAPAKGTPGKGATPAPPGKAGAVASQTKAGKPEEDSESSSEESSDSEEETPAAKALLQAKASGKTSQVGAASAPAKESPRKGAAPAPPGKTGPAVAKAQAGKREEDSQSSSEESDSEEEAPAQAKPSGKAPQVRAASAPAKESPRKGAAPAPPRKTGPAAAQVQVGKQEEDSRSSSEESDSDREALAAMNAAQVKPLGKSPQVKPASTMGMGPLGKGAGPVPPGKVGPATPSAQVGKWEEDSESSSEESSDSSDGEVPTAVAPAQEKSLGNILQAKPTSSPAKGPPQKAGPVAVQVKAEKPMDNSESSEESSDSADSEEAPAAMTAAQAKPALKIPQTKACPKKTNTTASAKVAPVRVGTQAPRKAGTATSPAGSSPAVAGGTQRPAEDSSSSEESDSEEEKTGLAVTVGQAKSVGKGLQVKAASVPVKGSLGQGTAPVLPGKTGPTVTQVKAEKQEDSESSEEESDSEEAAASPAQVKTSVKKTQAKANPAAARAPSAKGTISAPGKVVTAAAQAKQRSPSKVKPPVRNPQNSTVLARGPASVPSVGKAVATAAQAQTGPEEDSGSSEEESDSEEEAETLAQVKPSGKTHQIRAALAPAKESPRKGAAPTPPGKTGPSAAQAGKQDDSGSSSEESDSDGEAPAAVTSAQDSNSKPARSKTLAPAPPERNTEGSSESSEEELPLTQSSWPSCYTRTSPGCKHPEEGPSLGEHSQELLLRERG from the exons ATGGCCGAGGCCAGGAAGCGGCGGGAGCTACTTCCCCTGATCTACCACCATCTGCTGCGGGCTGGCTATGTGCGTGCGGCGCGGGAAGTGAAGGAGCAGAGCGGCCAG AAGTGTTTCCTGGCTCAGCCCGTAACCCTTCTGGACATCTATACACACTGGCAACA AACCTCAGAGCTTGGTCGGAAGCGGAAGGCAGAGGAAGATGCGGCACTGCAAGCTAAGAAAACCCGTGTGTCAGACCCCATCAGCACCTCGGAGAGCtcggaagaggaggaagaagcagaAGCCGAAACCGCCAAAGCCA CCCCAAGACTAGCATCTACCAACTCCTCAGTCCTGGGGGCGGACTTGCCATCAAGCATGAAAGAAAAAGCCAAG gcagagacagagaaagctGGCAAGACTGGGAATTCCATGCCACACCCTGCCACTGGGAAGACGGTGGCCAACCTTCTTTCTGGGAAGTCTCCCAGGAAGTCAGCAGAGCCCTCAGCAAATACTACGTTGGTCTCAGAAACTGAGGAGGAGGGCAGCGTCCCGGCCTTTGGAGCTGCTGCCAAGCCTG GGATGGTGTCAGCGGGCCAGGCCGACAGCTCCAGCGAGGACACCTCCAGCTCCAGTGATGAGACAGACGTGGAG GGGAAACCCTCAGTAAAACCAGCCCAGGTCAAAGCCTCATCAGTTTCTACTAAGGAGTCTCCAGCAAGAAAGGCGGCCCCAGCCCCTGGGAAGGTGGGGGATGTGACACCCCAGGTCAAAGGAGGGGCCCTGCCCCCAGCCAAGAGGGCCAAGAAGCCAGAAGAGGAGTCAGAGAGTAGTGAGGAGGGATCTGAAAGTGAGGAGGAGGCCCCTGCAGGGACACGAAGCCAG GTAAAGGCCTCTGAAAAAATTCTCCAGGTCAGAGCTGCCTCAGCCCCTGCCAAGGGGACCCCTGGGAAAGGGGCTACCCCAGCACCCCCTGGGAAGGCAGGGGCTGTAGCCTCCCAGACCAAGGCAGGGAAGCCAGAGGAGGACTCAGAGAGCAGCAGCGAGGAGTCATCTGACAGTGAGGAGGAGACGCCAGCTGCCAAGGCCCTGCTTCAG GCGAAGGCCTCAGGAAAAACCTCTCAGGTCGGAGCTGCCTCAGCCCCTGCCAAGGAGTCCCCCAGGAAAGGAGCTGCCCCAGCGCCCCCTGGGAAGACAGGGCCTGCAGTTGCCAAGGCCCAGGCGGGGAAGCGGGAGGAGGACTCGCAGAGCAGCAGCGAGGAATCGGACAGTGAGGAGGAGGCGCCTGCTCAG GCGAAGCCTTCAGGGAAGGCCCCCCAGGTCAGAGCCGCCTCGGCCCCTGCCAAGGAGTCCCCCAGGAAAGGGGCTGCCCCAGCACCTCCTAGGAAAACAGGGCCTGCAGCCGCCCAGGTCCAGGtggggaagcaggaggaggaCTCAAGAAGCAGCAGCGAGGAGTCAGACAGTGACAGAGAGGCACTGGCAGCCATGAATGCAGCTCAG GTGAAGCCCTTGGGGAAAAGCCCCCAGGTGAAACCTGCCTCTACCATGGGCATGGGGCCCTTGGGGAAAGGCGCCGGCCCAGTGCCACCCGGGAAGGTGGGGCCTGCAACCCCCTCAGCCCAGGTGGGGAAGTGGGAGGAGGACTCAGAGAGCAGTAGTGAGGAGTCATCAGACAGCAGTGATGGAGAGGTGCCCACAGCTGTGGCCCCGGCTCAG GAAAAGTCCTTGGGGAACATCCTCCAGGCCAAACCCACCTCCAGTCCTGCCAAGGGGCCCCCTCAGAAGGCAGGGCCTGTAGCCGTCCAGGTCAAGGCTGAAAAGCCCATGGACAACTCGGAGAGCAGCGAGGAGTCATCGGACAGTGCGGACAGTGAGGAGGCACCAGCAGCCATGACTGCAGCTCAG GCAAAACCAGCTCTGAAAATTCCTCAGACCAAGGCCTGCCCAAAGAAAACCAATACCACTGCATCTGCCAAGGTCGCCCCTGTGCGAGTGGGCACCCAAGCCCCCCGGAAAGCAGGAACTGCGACTTCTCCAGCAGGCTCATCCCCAGCTGTGGCTGGGGGCACCCAGAGACCAGCAGAGGATTCTTCAAGCAGTGAGGAATCAGATAGTGAGGAAGAGAAGACAGGTCTTGCAGTAACCGTGGGACAG GCAAAGTCTGTGGGGAAAGGCCTCCAGGTGAAAGCAGCCTCAGTGCCTGTCAAGGGGTCCTTGGGGCAAGGGACTGCTCCAGTACTCCCTGGGAAGACGGGGCCTACAGTCACCCAGGTGAAAGCTGAAAAGCAGGAAGACTCTGAGAGCAGTGAGGAGGAATCAGACAGTGAGGAAGCAGCTGCATCTCCAGCACAG GTGAAAACCTCAGTAAAGAAAACCCAGGCCAAAGCCAACCCAGCTGCCGCCAGAGCACCTTCAGCAAAAGGGACAATTTCAGCCCCTGGAAAAGTTGTCACTGCAGCTGCTCAAGCCAAGCAGAGGTCTCCATCCAAG GTGAAGCCACCAGTGAGAAACCCCCAGAACAGTACCGTCTTGGCGAGGGGCCCAGCATCTGTGCCATCTGTGGGGAAGGCCGTGGCTACAGCAGCTCAGGCCCAGACAGGGCCAGAGGAGGACTCAGGGAGCAGTGAGGAGGAGTCAGACAGTGAGGAGGAGGCGGAGACGCTGGCTCAG GTGAAGCCTTCAGGGAAGACCCACCAGATCAGAGCTGCCTTGGCTCCTGCCAAGGAGTCCCCCAGGAAAGGGGCTGCCCCAACACCTCCTGGGAAGACAGGGCCTTCGGCTGCCCAGGCAGGGAAGCAGGATGACTCAGGGAGCAGCAGCGAGGAATCAGACAGTGATGGGGAGGCACCGGCAGCTGTGACCTCTGCCCAG GACAGTAACTCCAAACCTGCCAGAAGCAAGACCCTGGCCCCAGCACCCCCAGAGAGGAACACGGAGGGGTCCTCGGAGAGCAGTGAGGAAGAGCTGCCACTGACCCAG
- the TCOF1 gene encoding treacle protein isoform X39, which yields MAEARKRRELLPLIYHHLLRAGYVRAAREVKEQSGQKCFLAQPVTLLDIYTHWQQTSELGRKRKAEEDAALQAKKTRVSDPISTSESSEEEEEAEAETAKATPRLASTNSSVLGADLPSSMKEKAKAETEKAGKTGNSMPHPATGKTVANLLSGKSPRKSAEPSANTTLVSETEEEGSVPAFGAAAKPGMVSAGQADSSSEDTSSSSDETDVEGKPSVKPAQVKASSVSTKESPARKAAPAPGKVGDVTPQVKGGALPPAKRAKKPEEESESSEEGSESEEEAPAGTRSQVKASEKILQVRAASAPAKGTPGKGATPAPPGKAGAVASQTKAGKPEEDSESSSEESSDSEEETPAAKALLQAKASGKTSQVGAASAPAKESPRKGAAPAPPGKTGPAVAKAQAGKREEDSQSSSEESDSEEEAPAQAKPSGKAPQVRAASAPAKESPRKGAAPAPPRKTGPAAAQVQVGKQEEDSRSSSEESDSDREALAAMNAAQVKPLGKSPQVKPASTMGMGPLGKGAGPVPPGKVGPATPSAQVGKWEEDSESSSEESSDSSDGEVPTAVAPAQEKSLGNILQAKPTSSPAKGPPQKAGPVAVQVKAEKPMDNSESSEESSDSADSEEAPAAMTAAQAKPALKIPQTKACPKKTNTTASAKVAPVRVGTQAPRKAGTATSPAGSSPAVAGGTQRPAEDSSSSEESDSEEEKTGLAVTVGQAKSVGKGLQVKAASVPVKGSLGQGTAPVLPGKTGPTVTQVKAEKQEDSESSEEESDSEEAAASPAQVKTSVKKTQAKANPAAARAPSAKGTISAPGKVVTAAAQAKQRSPSKVKPPVRNPQNSTVLARGPASVPSVGKAVATAAQAQTGPEEDSGSSEEESDSEEEAETLAQVKPSGKTHQIRAALAPAKESPRKGAAPTPPGKTGPSAAQAGKQDDSGSSSEESDSDGEAPAAVTSAQSSWPSCYTRTSPGCKHPEEGPSLGEHSQELLLRERG from the exons ATGGCCGAGGCCAGGAAGCGGCGGGAGCTACTTCCCCTGATCTACCACCATCTGCTGCGGGCTGGCTATGTGCGTGCGGCGCGGGAAGTGAAGGAGCAGAGCGGCCAG AAGTGTTTCCTGGCTCAGCCCGTAACCCTTCTGGACATCTATACACACTGGCAACA AACCTCAGAGCTTGGTCGGAAGCGGAAGGCAGAGGAAGATGCGGCACTGCAAGCTAAGAAAACCCGTGTGTCAGACCCCATCAGCACCTCGGAGAGCtcggaagaggaggaagaagcagaAGCCGAAACCGCCAAAGCCA CCCCAAGACTAGCATCTACCAACTCCTCAGTCCTGGGGGCGGACTTGCCATCAAGCATGAAAGAAAAAGCCAAG gcagagacagagaaagctGGCAAGACTGGGAATTCCATGCCACACCCTGCCACTGGGAAGACGGTGGCCAACCTTCTTTCTGGGAAGTCTCCCAGGAAGTCAGCAGAGCCCTCAGCAAATACTACGTTGGTCTCAGAAACTGAGGAGGAGGGCAGCGTCCCGGCCTTTGGAGCTGCTGCCAAGCCTG GGATGGTGTCAGCGGGCCAGGCCGACAGCTCCAGCGAGGACACCTCCAGCTCCAGTGATGAGACAGACGTGGAG GGGAAACCCTCAGTAAAACCAGCCCAGGTCAAAGCCTCATCAGTTTCTACTAAGGAGTCTCCAGCAAGAAAGGCGGCCCCAGCCCCTGGGAAGGTGGGGGATGTGACACCCCAGGTCAAAGGAGGGGCCCTGCCCCCAGCCAAGAGGGCCAAGAAGCCAGAAGAGGAGTCAGAGAGTAGTGAGGAGGGATCTGAAAGTGAGGAGGAGGCCCCTGCAGGGACACGAAGCCAG GTAAAGGCCTCTGAAAAAATTCTCCAGGTCAGAGCTGCCTCAGCCCCTGCCAAGGGGACCCCTGGGAAAGGGGCTACCCCAGCACCCCCTGGGAAGGCAGGGGCTGTAGCCTCCCAGACCAAGGCAGGGAAGCCAGAGGAGGACTCAGAGAGCAGCAGCGAGGAGTCATCTGACAGTGAGGAGGAGACGCCAGCTGCCAAGGCCCTGCTTCAG GCGAAGGCCTCAGGAAAAACCTCTCAGGTCGGAGCTGCCTCAGCCCCTGCCAAGGAGTCCCCCAGGAAAGGAGCTGCCCCAGCGCCCCCTGGGAAGACAGGGCCTGCAGTTGCCAAGGCCCAGGCGGGGAAGCGGGAGGAGGACTCGCAGAGCAGCAGCGAGGAATCGGACAGTGAGGAGGAGGCGCCTGCTCAG GCGAAGCCTTCAGGGAAGGCCCCCCAGGTCAGAGCCGCCTCGGCCCCTGCCAAGGAGTCCCCCAGGAAAGGGGCTGCCCCAGCACCTCCTAGGAAAACAGGGCCTGCAGCCGCCCAGGTCCAGGtggggaagcaggaggaggaCTCAAGAAGCAGCAGCGAGGAGTCAGACAGTGACAGAGAGGCACTGGCAGCCATGAATGCAGCTCAG GTGAAGCCCTTGGGGAAAAGCCCCCAGGTGAAACCTGCCTCTACCATGGGCATGGGGCCCTTGGGGAAAGGCGCCGGCCCAGTGCCACCCGGGAAGGTGGGGCCTGCAACCCCCTCAGCCCAGGTGGGGAAGTGGGAGGAGGACTCAGAGAGCAGTAGTGAGGAGTCATCAGACAGCAGTGATGGAGAGGTGCCCACAGCTGTGGCCCCGGCTCAG GAAAAGTCCTTGGGGAACATCCTCCAGGCCAAACCCACCTCCAGTCCTGCCAAGGGGCCCCCTCAGAAGGCAGGGCCTGTAGCCGTCCAGGTCAAGGCTGAAAAGCCCATGGACAACTCGGAGAGCAGCGAGGAGTCATCGGACAGTGCGGACAGTGAGGAGGCACCAGCAGCCATGACTGCAGCTCAG GCAAAACCAGCTCTGAAAATTCCTCAGACCAAGGCCTGCCCAAAGAAAACCAATACCACTGCATCTGCCAAGGTCGCCCCTGTGCGAGTGGGCACCCAAGCCCCCCGGAAAGCAGGAACTGCGACTTCTCCAGCAGGCTCATCCCCAGCTGTGGCTGGGGGCACCCAGAGACCAGCAGAGGATTCTTCAAGCAGTGAGGAATCAGATAGTGAGGAAGAGAAGACAGGTCTTGCAGTAACCGTGGGACAG GCAAAGTCTGTGGGGAAAGGCCTCCAGGTGAAAGCAGCCTCAGTGCCTGTCAAGGGGTCCTTGGGGCAAGGGACTGCTCCAGTACTCCCTGGGAAGACGGGGCCTACAGTCACCCAGGTGAAAGCTGAAAAGCAGGAAGACTCTGAGAGCAGTGAGGAGGAATCAGACAGTGAGGAAGCAGCTGCATCTCCAGCACAG GTGAAAACCTCAGTAAAGAAAACCCAGGCCAAAGCCAACCCAGCTGCCGCCAGAGCACCTTCAGCAAAAGGGACAATTTCAGCCCCTGGAAAAGTTGTCACTGCAGCTGCTCAAGCCAAGCAGAGGTCTCCATCCAAG GTGAAGCCACCAGTGAGAAACCCCCAGAACAGTACCGTCTTGGCGAGGGGCCCAGCATCTGTGCCATCTGTGGGGAAGGCCGTGGCTACAGCAGCTCAGGCCCAGACAGGGCCAGAGGAGGACTCAGGGAGCAGTGAGGAGGAGTCAGACAGTGAGGAGGAGGCGGAGACGCTGGCTCAG GTGAAGCCTTCAGGGAAGACCCACCAGATCAGAGCTGCCTTGGCTCCTGCCAAGGAGTCCCCCAGGAAAGGGGCTGCCCCAACACCTCCTGGGAAGACAGGGCCTTCGGCTGCCCAGGCAGGGAAGCAGGATGACTCAGGGAGCAGCAGCGAGGAATCAGACAGTGATGGGGAGGCACCGGCAGCTGTGACCTCTGCCCAG
- the TCOF1 gene encoding treacle protein isoform X37, whose translation MAEARKRRELLPLIYHHLLRAGYVRAAREVKEQSGQKCFLAQPVTLLDIYTHWQQTSELGRKRKAEEDAALQAKKTRVSDPISTSESSEEEEEAEAETAKATPRLASTNSSVLGADLPSSMKEKAKAETEKAGKTGNSMPHPATGKTVANLLSGKSPRKSAEPSANTTLVSETEEEGSVPAFGAAAKPGMVSAGQADSSSEDTSSSSDETDVEGKPSVKPAQVKASSVSTKESPARKAAPAPGKVGDVTPQVKGGALPPAKRAKKPEEESESSEEGSESEEEAPAGTRSQVKASEKILQVRAASAPAKGTPGKGATPAPPGKAGAVASQTKAGKPEEDSESSSEESSDSEEETPAAKALLQAKASGKTSQVGAASAPAKESPRKGAAPAPPGKTGPAVAKAQAGKREEDSQSSSEESDSEEEAPAQAKPSGKAPQVRAASAPAKESPRKGAAPAPPRKTGPAAAQVQVGKQEEDSRSSSEESDSDREALAAMNAAQVKPLGKSPQVKPASTMGMGPLGKGAGPVPPGKVGPATPSAQVGKWEEDSESSSEESSDSSDGEVPTAVAPAQEKSLGNILQAKPTSSPAKGPPQKAGPVAVQVKAEKPMDNSESSEESSDSADSEEAPAAMTAAQAKPALKIPQTKACPKKTNTTASAKVAPVRVGTQAPRKAGTATSPAGSSPAVAGGTQRPAEDSSSSEESDSEEEKTGLAVTVGQAKSVGKGLQVKAASVPVKGSLGQGTAPVLPGKTGPTVTQVKAEKQEDSESSEEESDSEEAAASPAQVKTSVKKTQAKANPAAARAPSAKGTISAPGKVVTAAAQAKQRSPSKVKPPVRNPQNSTVLARGPASVPSVGKAVATAAQAQTGPEEDSGSSEEESDSEEEAETLAQVKPSGKTHQIRAALAPAKESPRKGAAPTPPGKTGPSAAQAGKQDDSGSSSEESDSDGEAPAAVTSAQKDSNSKPARSKTLAPAPPERNTEGSSESSEEELPLTQSSWPSCYTRTSPGCKHPEEGPSLGEHSQELLLRERG comes from the exons ATGGCCGAGGCCAGGAAGCGGCGGGAGCTACTTCCCCTGATCTACCACCATCTGCTGCGGGCTGGCTATGTGCGTGCGGCGCGGGAAGTGAAGGAGCAGAGCGGCCAG AAGTGTTTCCTGGCTCAGCCCGTAACCCTTCTGGACATCTATACACACTGGCAACA AACCTCAGAGCTTGGTCGGAAGCGGAAGGCAGAGGAAGATGCGGCACTGCAAGCTAAGAAAACCCGTGTGTCAGACCCCATCAGCACCTCGGAGAGCtcggaagaggaggaagaagcagaAGCCGAAACCGCCAAAGCCA CCCCAAGACTAGCATCTACCAACTCCTCAGTCCTGGGGGCGGACTTGCCATCAAGCATGAAAGAAAAAGCCAAG gcagagacagagaaagctGGCAAGACTGGGAATTCCATGCCACACCCTGCCACTGGGAAGACGGTGGCCAACCTTCTTTCTGGGAAGTCTCCCAGGAAGTCAGCAGAGCCCTCAGCAAATACTACGTTGGTCTCAGAAACTGAGGAGGAGGGCAGCGTCCCGGCCTTTGGAGCTGCTGCCAAGCCTG GGATGGTGTCAGCGGGCCAGGCCGACAGCTCCAGCGAGGACACCTCCAGCTCCAGTGATGAGACAGACGTGGAG GGGAAACCCTCAGTAAAACCAGCCCAGGTCAAAGCCTCATCAGTTTCTACTAAGGAGTCTCCAGCAAGAAAGGCGGCCCCAGCCCCTGGGAAGGTGGGGGATGTGACACCCCAGGTCAAAGGAGGGGCCCTGCCCCCAGCCAAGAGGGCCAAGAAGCCAGAAGAGGAGTCAGAGAGTAGTGAGGAGGGATCTGAAAGTGAGGAGGAGGCCCCTGCAGGGACACGAAGCCAG GTAAAGGCCTCTGAAAAAATTCTCCAGGTCAGAGCTGCCTCAGCCCCTGCCAAGGGGACCCCTGGGAAAGGGGCTACCCCAGCACCCCCTGGGAAGGCAGGGGCTGTAGCCTCCCAGACCAAGGCAGGGAAGCCAGAGGAGGACTCAGAGAGCAGCAGCGAGGAGTCATCTGACAGTGAGGAGGAGACGCCAGCTGCCAAGGCCCTGCTTCAG GCGAAGGCCTCAGGAAAAACCTCTCAGGTCGGAGCTGCCTCAGCCCCTGCCAAGGAGTCCCCCAGGAAAGGAGCTGCCCCAGCGCCCCCTGGGAAGACAGGGCCTGCAGTTGCCAAGGCCCAGGCGGGGAAGCGGGAGGAGGACTCGCAGAGCAGCAGCGAGGAATCGGACAGTGAGGAGGAGGCGCCTGCTCAG GCGAAGCCTTCAGGGAAGGCCCCCCAGGTCAGAGCCGCCTCGGCCCCTGCCAAGGAGTCCCCCAGGAAAGGGGCTGCCCCAGCACCTCCTAGGAAAACAGGGCCTGCAGCCGCCCAGGTCCAGGtggggaagcaggaggaggaCTCAAGAAGCAGCAGCGAGGAGTCAGACAGTGACAGAGAGGCACTGGCAGCCATGAATGCAGCTCAG GTGAAGCCCTTGGGGAAAAGCCCCCAGGTGAAACCTGCCTCTACCATGGGCATGGGGCCCTTGGGGAAAGGCGCCGGCCCAGTGCCACCCGGGAAGGTGGGGCCTGCAACCCCCTCAGCCCAGGTGGGGAAGTGGGAGGAGGACTCAGAGAGCAGTAGTGAGGAGTCATCAGACAGCAGTGATGGAGAGGTGCCCACAGCTGTGGCCCCGGCTCAG GAAAAGTCCTTGGGGAACATCCTCCAGGCCAAACCCACCTCCAGTCCTGCCAAGGGGCCCCCTCAGAAGGCAGGGCCTGTAGCCGTCCAGGTCAAGGCTGAAAAGCCCATGGACAACTCGGAGAGCAGCGAGGAGTCATCGGACAGTGCGGACAGTGAGGAGGCACCAGCAGCCATGACTGCAGCTCAG GCAAAACCAGCTCTGAAAATTCCTCAGACCAAGGCCTGCCCAAAGAAAACCAATACCACTGCATCTGCCAAGGTCGCCCCTGTGCGAGTGGGCACCCAAGCCCCCCGGAAAGCAGGAACTGCGACTTCTCCAGCAGGCTCATCCCCAGCTGTGGCTGGGGGCACCCAGAGACCAGCAGAGGATTCTTCAAGCAGTGAGGAATCAGATAGTGAGGAAGAGAAGACAGGTCTTGCAGTAACCGTGGGACAG GCAAAGTCTGTGGGGAAAGGCCTCCAGGTGAAAGCAGCCTCAGTGCCTGTCAAGGGGTCCTTGGGGCAAGGGACTGCTCCAGTACTCCCTGGGAAGACGGGGCCTACAGTCACCCAGGTGAAAGCTGAAAAGCAGGAAGACTCTGAGAGCAGTGAGGAGGAATCAGACAGTGAGGAAGCAGCTGCATCTCCAGCACAG GTGAAAACCTCAGTAAAGAAAACCCAGGCCAAAGCCAACCCAGCTGCCGCCAGAGCACCTTCAGCAAAAGGGACAATTTCAGCCCCTGGAAAAGTTGTCACTGCAGCTGCTCAAGCCAAGCAGAGGTCTCCATCCAAG GTGAAGCCACCAGTGAGAAACCCCCAGAACAGTACCGTCTTGGCGAGGGGCCCAGCATCTGTGCCATCTGTGGGGAAGGCCGTGGCTACAGCAGCTCAGGCCCAGACAGGGCCAGAGGAGGACTCAGGGAGCAGTGAGGAGGAGTCAGACAGTGAGGAGGAGGCGGAGACGCTGGCTCAG GTGAAGCCTTCAGGGAAGACCCACCAGATCAGAGCTGCCTTGGCTCCTGCCAAGGAGTCCCCCAGGAAAGGGGCTGCCCCAACACCTCCTGGGAAGACAGGGCCTTCGGCTGCCCAGGCAGGGAAGCAGGATGACTCAGGGAGCAGCAGCGAGGAATCAGACAGTGATGGGGAGGCACCGGCAGCTGTGACCTCTGCCCAG AAGGACAGTAACTCCAAACCTGCCAGAAGCAAGACCCTGGCCCCAGCACCCCCAGAGAGGAACACGGAGGGGTCCTCGGAGAGCAGTGAGGAAGAGCTGCCACTGACCCAG